The Opitutus sp. ER46 genome contains a region encoding:
- a CDS encoding dihydrofolate reductase gives MRIAPALGAMLAGIAFSSAVSAAAPSADPAVAPFEFKADRFADIQVLRYQVPGFEQLSLRQKRLAYYLTQAGLAGRDIFWDQKYRHNLLVRKTLEGILTSYSGPRSGPEWEAFTTYAKRVFFASGIHHHYGNAKMLPEFSPAYLASLIAKSDAAQLPLAGKSVTAFAEDLTPILFDPKTDAKSTNLDAGIDNVLGSANNFYRGVTAAEVEAYYAEKTRTGNPRLSYGLNSQLAKIDGQLVERTWKVGGMYGPAIEQIVGWLQKAATVAENDLQKQTIEHLIRFYQTGDINDFDQSCIAWVKDTQSRVDFVNGFIEVYVDSLQKRGSYESVVSMRDEVATKRIAAISDQAQWFEDHAPIMKAHKKASVKGISAKVITVIGETGDAAPSTPIGINLPNAEWIREQHGSKSVSLSNITASYNDVQSKSPVTAEFGSSPEVITRLKQWSALASDLHTDMHEVIGHASGQINPGVGTTDQTLKNYAGTLEEARADLVALYYIMDPKLVEIGVMPSLAVGQAGYDKYVMNALITQLYRIQPGHNLEEAHMRNRQLVAAWAYEKGRAENVIERFSRDGKTFVRINDYARLRALFGDLLREIQRIKSEGDFEAGKALVENYGVKVDQALLTEVHHRYAPLNIAPYMGFIQPKLLPVQKGDEIVDVRVEYPTDFLSQMLEYGREHAFLPVEN, from the coding sequence ATGCGTATTGCTCCCGCCCTCGGTGCGATGCTCGCCGGCATCGCGTTCTCCTCCGCTGTCTCGGCCGCCGCCCCCAGCGCCGACCCCGCCGTGGCCCCGTTCGAATTCAAGGCCGACCGCTTCGCCGACATCCAGGTCCTGCGCTACCAGGTGCCTGGTTTCGAGCAGCTCTCCCTCCGCCAGAAGAGACTGGCGTACTACCTCACCCAGGCCGGACTCGCCGGGCGCGATATCTTCTGGGACCAGAAGTACCGCCACAACCTCCTCGTCCGAAAGACCCTCGAGGGCATCCTTACCTCCTACTCCGGCCCTCGCTCCGGCCCGGAATGGGAGGCGTTCACCACGTACGCCAAGCGCGTGTTCTTCGCCAGCGGCATCCACCACCACTACGGCAACGCCAAGATGCTGCCGGAGTTCTCCCCGGCCTACCTCGCCAGTCTGATCGCCAAGTCCGACGCCGCGCAGCTTCCCCTCGCCGGCAAGTCCGTGACCGCCTTCGCCGAAGACCTCACGCCCATCCTTTTCGACCCCAAGACCGACGCGAAATCCACGAACCTCGACGCCGGCATCGACAACGTTCTCGGCTCCGCGAACAACTTCTACCGCGGCGTCACCGCCGCCGAGGTTGAGGCCTACTACGCGGAAAAGACCCGCACCGGCAACCCGCGCCTGTCCTACGGCCTCAACTCCCAGCTCGCCAAGATCGACGGCCAGCTGGTGGAACGCACCTGGAAGGTCGGTGGCATGTACGGCCCCGCGATCGAACAGATCGTCGGCTGGCTGCAGAAGGCCGCCACCGTCGCGGAGAACGACCTCCAGAAGCAGACCATCGAACATTTGATCCGGTTCTATCAGACCGGTGACATCAATGATTTCGACCAGAGCTGCATCGCCTGGGTGAAGGACACCCAGTCGCGCGTCGACTTCGTCAACGGCTTCATCGAGGTCTACGTCGACTCCCTCCAGAAGCGCGGCTCGTACGAGTCGGTCGTCAGCATGCGTGACGAGGTCGCAACCAAGCGGATTGCGGCTATTTCCGATCAGGCCCAGTGGTTCGAGGACCACGCGCCCATCATGAAGGCCCACAAGAAGGCCAGCGTGAAAGGCATCTCCGCCAAGGTCATCACCGTCATCGGCGAGACCGGCGACGCCGCCCCCTCCACTCCGATCGGCATCAACCTCCCCAACGCCGAATGGATCCGAGAGCAGCACGGCTCGAAATCCGTCTCCCTCAGCAACATCACCGCGTCCTACAACGACGTGCAGTCCAAGAGCCCCGTCACGGCCGAGTTTGGCTCCAGCCCCGAGGTCATCACCCGCCTCAAGCAGTGGTCGGCTCTCGCCAGCGATCTGCACACCGACATGCACGAGGTCATCGGGCATGCTTCCGGCCAGATCAACCCCGGCGTCGGCACCACCGACCAGACGCTCAAGAACTACGCCGGCACCCTCGAGGAGGCACGTGCCGACCTCGTTGCGCTCTACTACATCATGGATCCCAAGCTCGTGGAGATCGGCGTGATGCCATCCCTCGCCGTCGGCCAGGCGGGCTACGACAAGTACGTCATGAATGCGCTGATCACCCAGCTCTACCGCATTCAGCCAGGCCACAACCTTGAGGAGGCCCACATGCGGAATCGCCAATTGGTGGCCGCTTGGGCGTATGAGAAAGGTCGCGCTGAAAACGTCATCGAGCGCTTCTCGCGCGACGGCAAAACCTTCGTCCGCATCAACGACTATGCCCGGCTGCGCGCGCTCTTCGGCGACCTCCTGCGCGAGATCCAGCGCATCAAATCCGAGGGCGACTTCGAAGCGGGCAAGGCCCTCGTCGAGAACTACGGCGTTAAGGTCGACCAGGCGCTCCTCACCGAAGTGCACCATCGCTACGCCCCCCTGAACATCGCCCCCTACATGGGCTTCATTCAGCCGAAGCTCTTACCCGTCCAGAAGGGCGACGAAATCGTCGATGTGCGCGTTGAATACCCGACCGACTTTCTCAGCCAGATGCTGGAATACGGTCGCGAACACGCCTTCCTCCCCGTAGAGAACTGA